The DNA segment ACATCTGACGATAATGGACAATTAGCTCTACTTGCGCAAATAAACTGCACTGATCTACCAGAAAATAATCTATACCCTAAAACCGGAATCCTTCAGTTTTGGATTGGTCGCGATGATCTTATGGGTCTTGAAGACGATTATAAAGTAGTTTACTTTGAAAATATCGATAATACTATTACTAGAGAAGAAGTTCTTACTAAATACACCCCGCTTGATCCAGAAGACTATGATCAATATTCTCCATTTAATCCATCAAACGCTGAATTTGGACTAACTTTCGAAAAAGGTGTTTCTTCTATTACTACTGAAGATTATAGATTTGAAGATATAGTAATAAACGCTATTCACGAATTATATCCAGATGAAGAAGTGTCAAATCTTTATTGTGATTTAGATGATGATGTTTATGAATATTTTTATGATTCATTAAGAGGATTAAGTCACGCTATTGGTGGATATCCAAACTTCACGCAGTACGATCCACGTAGTTACAATTCTGAAGAGGGAGAACAGTCACCTTATGATATAATGCTTCTTCAAGTAGAAACCGACTGGAGTAAGGGTCGTGATGTTGAGATTATGTGGGGAGACTGCGGAGTAGGGAACTTCTTTATCTCAGAAGAAAACCTAAAAAACCTTTATTTCGAGGATGTCCTTTACAATTGGGATTGCGGATAAAAAGAAAAAGTGATGAATTTTTTTCATCACTTTTTTTATACCAATTCTATTTTTTTTCTAAATATATCTGGTTTCCCTGATATTAAACTATAAATACGAGCCACCTTAATATCTTGTACAAAGTACATGCTGTTAGAGCTGTTTAACACCGAAACTAAAGCTATCTTTTCTTCTTTGTTAATTTTGCGTATCAACCCTGATTTCTCACTTTTTACCGCAAGCACGCGAAATACCGTCGTTCCGAAGAGCTCTTCATAATCATCACGAGTAGTATTTGTTAAAACATGGATTAGCAAGCGTTGGATTTTCTTTTTACTATATCTTTTTGTAATGACTAACTCTACCAATTCTCTATAGTTTTTCGCACTAAGAGCAGCTTCGAAAATTCTATTTTCCAAACCTTCTCTCATGTCATAGATGTTTTTTAATCCATCTTTTCCTAAAGAAATAATTTTATACTTTAATAATCCGAAAAAATCTTCTTCCGTTGGTATTTTACTAGCTCTAATATCCTCAAGTAGTTCTTTTGATATATAACTTGTTATCTCTTCTGACATAATATTTTTTCTAATAGCAGTAGCGCTAAGGTGTTGTGCCATTTCTAAATTTTCATTATTAAGATTTTGCCCAGTTCTTTTTACCGGCACTAATTGTATATGCGGTGCAAATTCTTTTATCATCTTGTAATAGCTATACGCTAGACTGAAATTGGGGTTATTGTTGGAAATTCCATACAACTCACCATTGATTTTGGCAAAACTATATCCTTGCTTAAGTAACTCTCGATATTTTTCAGGAGATATTTCCTGTTGTTTTTTGTATATTTCTCCAAAAACTTCAATATCCATTTCTTCTGTGCCAAAAATCAAATGCGTTATACCAGCCCCATCAAGAATCTCAATACTCTTTCTCGCAAAATCATCACTATAAGCAACACTTCCCAAATAAGGTAAGGCGATAACTAGACTACAACCACTTCTTACCGCTTCCTTGGCACGTGTATAGCCATCTGTAATCGCTACTTCACCTCTTTGGGTAAAATATTCACTCATAACACAAACTATTTCCCCACCAGAGCCGTTTGCAGCTATTAAATTTTGCGCTTGCTCAATTAAATATTTATGTCCGCTGTGAAGAGGGTTAAACTCCGCGATTATTCCTATTCTCATCTCTTACCTCCTTTACCTAGATTCTTAAACTAAACTGTCAATCTATAAATCTATATAATAAAGGGATGATCTGCCTGCAACTCCATTTCTCTTAGAAACTTCATCGTGGTATCACCCCTTTTAAGTTACTAGTTATCTTTTTTCTTACTTGTATCTTCGAAAATATCCACAGTCCAACCAAGAAGAGTACCATCTTCGGCGGTAACCTTACTGATAGAAAACTGTCTTGGTTTTTTGTCTTCTTTTACCAATCTTTCTATTTCCTTATTACCAAATTCTAGCGCCTCACTTTGAGTTTTAAACACTTTTCCTGTAGTGCCGACTCCTTCATTTTGAGAAACTTTTTTACCGTTATACTCCTTAGTTTCCACATAATTATTTGTTTGATTATTCGCGCCTTGACTACCTACTACATTTCCAGATTCTTGTTTTTCTTGGGTGTTTTGACTATTTTGAGATTTGTATTTTTCCTCATCAGTATTTTTATCTTGTTTTTTATTCGATGTTTGAGCGGAAGATTTTTCCGATTTTTTAGAATCTCCCCCAGCAAAATAACTATATCCTAAAAATACTATGCAAACAACAAATATCGCTAATACAACTCCCCAAAGTATTTTTAATAATTTATTATTCTTCATAATATAAGACCTCTATAAATTTAAAATTCAAGTATATTATACCACTTATTAAATATTTTAGCAAAATTAGATGATATTCCCTACCACCTAATAATTATCAAAAGCATATCCTCTATCTATACAAAATGTTACAAGAAAAAACTATCAAACAAATCCATAATCATTCATTTTGATAATAATACAAAACAACTATAGCACACTATAATTGCAACATTTCATCATAGTGTTCCCTAGCGTAATTAATAAATTCATAAATACTTGCCGATATCCTCTTCATTTCAAACGACCCTAACGCTCCTAAATCATTCATATATATAGTATCATCAGAATATTTTTTTATAAAAAATGCTCTATCACCGTCTTGCCCAATCAAGAAAAAATCCGGTTCCCATTCTTCTATTTGATAGGTAGTGTTTCTTTCTTCCAAATCTATCTTTGAATACAACACAACCCCTGTATTCTCTATCAAAAATTCTCCTTCTTTGTCTATTTGCGATAAAAATTCTCTATATATAGTTGGAAATTCAAAGTTAAACTCCTTATTCATAGTAAACTCCTTAATATGTTTTACTTACCTAAAAACCTATACTTCATCTTCACTTAACTCTCTAAAGTTTGAAATATGATATCCAAAATAAACTTTTCCCGACTTTCCTATAAATATTCCATGTTCCTTCATATTAGTTATCTCCCCTAAATATATCAGAGGAAGATCATTGTAAAATGGATACTCTTTTGTTATTTTCACTTTGACAGTAACTAAAGCTTTTCCCCTCAACTCGTCCATTATATATCCTTCCTTAATTCAATCGTCTACTCGCTATTCTGCTACAACTAAAAAAACGCTAATGTGTCTCAAATTTTTCCCAATCAATAACAGATTCAATAACGGGTATCCAACTATCTATTTCAAATTTTTCTTCAATATATGGATTCGTGTATCCATCCAATATTAATACTCCTTTACATCTAACATGAGCCTTACTATCTATTATCTCAACTACCTCCAGATCATATGAGACCATCGGTTCCCATTCATAAATATAAAATGCATCTTCCCTATCAGCACTTTCTTCAATTGTTGTTACGCTAAATGTTTCTCCAGTTAATTCCTCTACCGAATTTTTGTCTGTATCTATAGAATTAATACAAAGCGAGGGGGCTATTTCTTCACCATTTAAATCTCCAGGCGTAAATCCGATATCGACAGACCACGACATACAATCATCTTCTTTAAAGAACATTAGACAGCTACGTCTACCTTCCCAACTATCCTGAAATAAATATTTTTCTCCAATTTTTAGCATTTCTCTATCCTTTCTTCAATAATAGTTTCCTAAAAACCATTCAAAAACATAACAAAATTTTTTATTTTATTCCATTTCTTTTATCAATTTATACGTCTCCTTAAGACGGAGACCTCGTCGTTCCTTACTCGCTGTTATTTCTTCATATATATCATCCAACGTCTTGGCAGGTGCTAAAGTCCACAAAGTATAGTCTTCTAATATGATCTTCCCAATCTTCTCAAACTTATCGAGCAAAAGTCCTAAATCCTTGTGATTAAACCAACAGTCAGTATCAATAGCATATTGTCTATTGTTCATCTTACAAGCAATCTCACTATTTATAAAATCCGTCATAGTAGGTTTATCTTGTTGAAGCAACCTTGTACACGCCAAATGGTATTCTATCTTTCTTGGACTTTGATCTACTACTGAAACAAAAACTACACCATATTGATTTTCAAACTTGACCGCAAGCACATCTCCCACTTTAAAATATGGTTCTTGTTTTATTTTTTTCTTTGGGACTTTAAGCGGCTTAGAATTTACACTTCGCAACTGAACTGCTAACTTATCCAGCACCCTCTGTCTTTGTTTTAACGCCTTACTATCAATCTCTAACCAAAACTCATCAGCACCCTTTTCGATTATCTCCAAAGCTCTATTTTTTATTGCTTCTGGCAAGTGACCTATCTTCCATAAAGAATATGCTAACGCTGTCCAATAGATTTCTGTGTAAAATCCATCTATGCAAAAGTTTTTCTCTTCGTTCAAAATATCTTCGATTATTTTATCGACATTTTCTCCATCTTTATATCTTTCTACTGCGGCATTGTAAATATCATACCCATCATCGCTATCTATAATTTTAACTCCATCTATTGCCATAATATTCTCCTTTATCCACTATCACTATTTTACAACTAATAATACTCTCTTACTTGTCTCTGAGGCTTTTATCCTTGTCTCCTATTTGTGTTATGATAAAATAACTCCGCCTGTTCTTTCGTCAGCAAACCTTCTTTTTTATATAAATACACGTACTATTCTCTTGTTTTATAATTCATAATCTAGTTGTTATTATAAATCGATAATAATTACACACATACTCTATCTCTATACTTTAGAAATTATCTTTAAAATCTATTTTTTATTATTCAATATTTTTTCAATCAAAATAACCGTCAATATCAATTATTTTTCCAGTAAGATCTGTAATCTAATTTCTTTCTAAATATTTGTCAATAGTATACCCCTAAACGATTATTCCTCATACACTCCCAATAAATCCGACAAAATCGCATCCGCATCATCTTCGGATAAATCATACTGTTCCATTACCGCTTTGATATTCTCATAAATCACAGCTAAATTCTCAGGACTTTGATTTTTATAATCTTCAACGGTATTTATATTGTATTCATATAATATTCCGTCTATCTCCTGTCTTGCTATAACATTAAATGTATCTTTTACAAAATCTCCGTTTTCACCCCTATAATAAGCTGTCCCAATCGGAGAGTTAAGAAACAGGATAATATCATCATCATTGTTCGCAACTACATTTAAGGTATATATTCCTGAATGACTTGGTTCACTCATATACTCCTCATCTTCATCACCTGCAGTAAATCTCCAACCGCTATCTCCTACAAAATCAGGATTTTCACGATACATATAGCCAACCTTTTCTCCATCTACCATAATTCTGTCTGTGGCAATACAACCTTCTCCTTCATCCCAACGAAAGAGCTCTTTTATATCTTCTTTTTTTATACTCCAATTTTTTTCCATGGTTTTCCTCTTAAAATTCATATTAATACTTTTGACCAAAGTTCTCCCTTTTTAAAACTAACAATATCTTTTTTAACAAGATAAGTTTTCCCTACTTCCATTTTCACAATAGCCCTTCCCCTTAAAATACTAAACTATCTTTTACACATTTAAAATAAATAACTTCAATGTAAGTTAATATTCTCCTAGCTAAGCATTAATTTATCTATCTTATTTTCTTATGATTATATCATTTTTATTATAATTTGTCAGTTACGCCCAAAATGAGTTTAGTCCCGCAACTACAAATTTTCTTTATTTTTTATGGGAAAATATTCTTTATTTGGCCTTAGTCCTATATCTATAAAGAAAAAAACAGCAAACCTATTTTAATTTACTGTTTCTCAAATTGTTATATTCAATTAGACAAACTGGAATTTGCCGCTCTTTAAAGAACTGACACATCAGTTACTTTTTTATTTTGCTCTCTAATCGAAAGAACAGTTGCCATTACTATAATAATTATTTTACAAGCATAAGTTATATTTTGATCACCACCTACTGCTAATTGCGAGAAAACATTTATTAACGAATGTGTCATCACACATATCCACAAACTGTTTGTCTTTATAAATAACGCGGATAAAACAAAGCAATTAGTCAACAATCCAAGCAAAAATCCAAACACCTGTACTTGTGGCAATGTTCCTTCAATGTAGAAATAAGAGAAATGCCATATTCCCCATAAAACAAAAGTAATTAAAGTTGAACTAATATAACTATGGTGTTCCATCATAATTGGTTGAAAAACATATCTCCACCCTACTTCTTCAATCCCACCAAAAAGGATTGCTTTAAGAAATAAGATAATCGGAATATACCACGCATTCAACGCTAATTTTCCATCAAATGCAACATAGCAAAAATCCAAAAACAAGAATACAATAACAAATAAATAACTGCTGATGTTTTGCTTTATAGCGAAAAAATCCTTTAATATTTTCTTCGTACTGTACTTTTTGTATCTAAGTGCAATAATAGTCCCCCATAGAGCAGCTGAAACTCCACCTATTCCAATAGCAACCATTCCCATTGGCATTGTATAGTCTACATCCATACCCAAATTACGCAATATAAAAACTATAATACATATCATCCATATTTGCCCTAAGGTTCCTAATAAATAAAGAAAAATTGCCTTTTTTCGACTCATAAATTTTCTCCTAAATTCTAATTTGTTTTACTCGCTGTTTGTAATATTATATCCTATTTTCAATTAGTTTTACAGGTCTAATTCTTGTTTCTTTACCTGTAGTAGTTCTCTATTTTCTTGTTGCAACTGCTCTATACAGCTTCTTACACTTTCAGCTTTTTCAACTTCTTTTCGCAGGTCTATGATTTGAGAATACAGCCTATCTTTTTCTTTCTTCAAGGCTGTTACTTCCGATTTCCATTTGGATATATTTTAAACTTTACTTTTCCCTAACTATTCTTTCATATCTTGGCACATTCAAATAAAATAATCTCGGTGGTATATTTATTTTGTAAAAAAGTTTTTGATTTATTGGTTTCTAACTACCATCTTACAGGCACTTATTCACCTTTGGAGTTTTGATAAGATAAAAGTATAATATTATTAACATCCATTTGCACTATCATCACTCAATTCTTATAATTCTTCTAAAAAAGTCATATCCTCCATTAATATTATTACCGAGTTCTTCATTGGTATCTTGAAAATATGGTGAAACAGGAAAATATCCCCAAACTGTACCTAATCCCCCACATATATTACGACCACCATCTCCACCTTTATATGAAAATATCCCATTATCATATACAATTTCTCTGTTATATGGATCATCTGCTATATAAAGTCCAAAAAAATTCTCTTTTTCTAAAGAATAATCCCCATCAGAGTCCAACCATTCTATATGCCTTAGGTTCATTGAAAAATCCATATTGTTACCCCAAGGGAAAATACTTCTGCATTCCTTGCCGGCCAGATACTCCCATTCTCTTTTCGTAGGAAGCGAATAACCACTATCCATTATGTCTTGAAATAAATCCTGAAATGTAGTTTCTTTATAACGTTTCCCATACCACTTCCCGTTTTCTAGATATAAACACACCGTTTTAAAAACTGTTATTTCGTCGATTTCTTCCTTTTCGGCTTTTTCAATCATTTTTTTCAACTCTGTATTTTGTTTCAGTTCTTCTTTTGACATATTTACCCAACAGGTTTCATTATATTCCTGTTGTACCAGTAACGGATGTATTACACAATCTTCCTCTTTACTAAAATTGTTATTAAGATACTGTTCTATTTTGAGTAAAATCTCTTTATCAGCCAGTTTCTCTTTTATTTTTTCTGCAATAGCATATTCACTACATATTTCATCTTCATAGCAATCTACAAATACGTAAGCAAGTTCATCTAAATTTTCCTTATTAAAAATCTCATGTAATTTCTTATTTTTAAAATCAATCCCCAACTTGACAGTATCTCCTGGAACAAATATAAACTTGATTCCATCTTTTGAACGATATACTGCTGTATAAGTTGATTTTTCAAAGGCAAAAAACTCTTGAAAAGATATTAATTCTAAATGATAATTCTCTGCAATCTTATTTAACAGTTTCTTTTTATCATCAATGGAAAGTAAGTCATATTGAGGATTATATAATTTTTCTACAGGAATGCGATTCATTTATTATTCTCCTTCCTATCGTGTGGTTCTTTTCCTTGATAAATCTTTTATGATATTATACCATATTTAAAACCTATTTTATATGTCTAGCCTGTGCCACTCTACCTATGTTTATCCTCTATTTCCATGTAGCTTCTCTACACAGTCTAATGCTTTTCGTCTTATTCTACATTGTACCCTTTTTTGAGAAATAAAAAAACAGTAAACCTTTTTGATTTACTGTTTTTAGACAAATTATTAATTTTCTCTTAAGCACATAATATATTCATTGATTTTGCTGTTCAACTTATCTTTGTTTTTTTCTAAATCCGGGTAAAATCCAGTTACTCCATATCCAATCATATTATACAACGCTAAAAGACGATACTTATTTCCTTTTTTTATATCATCTTTAACTGAATCTTGTTCTATATTTTTAATCATACACGCAGATTCAAAACTTACTCTGTTCATAATTTTTTAAGAAAATTTCCAAGTAGACTCTTCTGTCTCATCTTTATTTTTAGGTGTTGATCTGACCTTTTTTATTTGTGATATCCTAAAATTTTTATCATCCATTCTTCCATATTCGTCATAGATATGTGCTTCTAATCCCCAAATAAAAAGAATAAACTCCCAGATATTATAGTTAATTGTTATCGGTATATCAATATTGGTGTATTCACATACTTTTAATGCGTTCTCCTTATCGTTGAAAACATATAACCAATACGCAAGTTCACACAGAGTGGCCATATCGGAATTTTTTGTAAATGAACAGCTTCTATTTAGTTTTTTACAAAGTCTCATAATTTCCTTTTCATCATGTTCCATCATAATATCTTCAAATAACATATATTATCTCCTCTACTTCTAATTTATTTCACTAAATACTTATAATATTATATTATTTTTTATTTGTTTTTCAGTTCTAACTTACTCCCTCTATCTTCGCCCTCTATTTTTGTATAATACTTTCGATTTATTCAACTTTTCATCCGTTTTTGAGCAATAAAAACAGTAACCCTTTTTGATTTACTATTACATTAGTTACTATGTTATAACTTGTATCTAGTTGTTTAAGTTAGACAAACTGGAATTTATCAGATAATAATCTCACCATCTAGCTGTACACTTGATTTATTTCCTCTGAAATTGCTCCACCTGTTGTATAAAAATTTCTGATTTTT comes from the Gemella morbillorum genome and includes:
- a CDS encoding YwqG family protein, with the protein product MITKEMIEKVIEKITKENQKECIHIYPEKSVNLSIFDSKFGGIPYLPKNFEVPYGTSDDNGQLALLAQINCTDLPENNLYPKTGILQFWIGRDDLMGLEDDYKVVYFENIDNTITREEVLTKYTPLDPEDYDQYSPFNPSNAEFGLTFEKGVSSITTEDYRFEDIVINAIHELYPDEEVSNLYCDLDDDVYEYFYDSLRGLSHAIGGYPNFTQYDPRSYNSEEGEQSPYDIMLLQVETDWSKGRDVEIMWGDCGVGNFFISEENLKNLYFEDVLYNWDCG
- a CDS encoding tRNA(Met) cytidine acetate ligase, with the protein product MRIGIIAEFNPLHSGHKYLIEQAQNLIAANGSGGEIVCVMSEYFTQRGEVAITDGYTRAKEAVRSGCSLVIALPYLGSVAYSDDFARKSIEILDGAGITHLIFGTEEMDIEVFGEIYKKQQEISPEKYRELLKQGYSFAKINGELYGISNNNPNFSLAYSYYKMIKEFAPHIQLVPVKRTGQNLNNENLEMAQHLSATAIRKNIMSEEITSYISKELLEDIRASKIPTEEDFFGLLKYKIISLGKDGLKNIYDMREGLENRIFEAALSAKNYRELVELVITKRYSKKKIQRLLIHVLTNTTRDDYEELFGTTVFRVLAVKSEKSGLIRKINKEEKIALVSVLNSSNSMYFVQDIKVARIYSLISGKPDIFRKKIELV
- a CDS encoding sarcalumenin, producing MKNNKLLKILWGVVLAIFVVCIVFLGYSYFAGGDSKKSEKSSAQTSNKKQDKNTDEEKYKSQNSQNTQEKQESGNVVGSQGANNQTNNYVETKEYNGKKVSQNEGVGTTGKVFKTQSEALEFGNKEIERLVKEDKKPRQFSISKVTAEDGTLLGWTVDIFEDTSKKKDN
- a CDS encoding DUF2185 domain-containing protein, with the translated sequence MEKNWSIKKEDIKELFRWDEGEGCIATDRIMVDGEKVGYMYRENPDFVGDSGWRFTAGDEDEEYMSEPSHSGIYTLNVVANNDDDIILFLNSPIGTAYYRGENGDFVKDTFNVIARQEIDGILYEYNINTVEDYKNQSPENLAVIYENIKAVMEQYDLSEDDADAILSDLLGVYEE
- a CDS encoding CPBP family intramembrane glutamic endopeptidase → MSRKKAIFLYLLGTLGQIWMICIIVFILRNLGMDVDYTMPMGMVAIGIGGVSAALWGTIIALRYKKYSTKKILKDFFAIKQNISSYLFVIVFLFLDFCYVAFDGKLALNAWYIPIILFLKAILFGGIEEVGWRYVFQPIMMEHHSYISSTLITFVLWGIWHFSYFYIEGTLPQVQVFGFLLGLLTNCFVLSALFIKTNSLWICVMTHSLINVFSQLAVGGDQNITYACKIIIIVMATVLSIREQNKKVTDVSVL
- a CDS encoding DUF6707 family protein, with product MLFEDIMMEHDEKEIMRLCKKLNRSCSFTKNSDMATLCELAYWLYVFNDKENALKVCEYTNIDIPITINYNIWEFILFIWGLEAHIYDEYGRMDDKNFRISQIKKVRSTPKNKDETEESTWKFS